In the genome of Bacillus sp. S3, one region contains:
- a CDS encoding GNAT family N-acetyltransferase, producing MRLFVKKMDEIFAEEFLTWKYEAPYDFYSNEYSAGAIAELLNGSYSVILDDQNKIFGFFCIGESAQVPISSDFEIYAKGYVDVGIGMNPVFTGQGRGLLFFSFILDYIKAKYGDTPIRLTVAAFNNRAIHLYEKIGFVKEKEFIHGDVLFITMILIE from the coding sequence ATGCGGTTATTTGTGAAGAAAATGGATGAAATCTTTGCTGAGGAATTTTTGACTTGGAAATACGAAGCACCTTATGATTTTTACAGTAATGAATATAGTGCGGGGGCCATAGCGGAGTTATTAAATGGCTCGTATTCTGTTATTTTAGATGATCAAAATAAAATATTTGGCTTTTTCTGTATTGGGGAATCTGCTCAGGTGCCGATTAGTAGTGATTTTGAGATCTATGCGAAAGGTTATGTAGATGTTGGCATTGGGATGAATCCAGTGTTTACGGGGCAAGGACGGGGGCTTTTGTTTTTTTCATTTATTTTAGATTATATTAAAGCGAAGTATGGAGACACGCCTATTCGCCTTACTGTGGCGGCTTTTAATAACCGAGCCATCCATCTTTATGAAAAAATCGGGTTTGTGAAGGAGAAGGAGTTCATTCATGGGGATGTTTTGTTTATTACGATGATCCTTATTGAATAA
- a CDS encoding bifunctional precorrin-2 dehydrogenase/sirohydrochlorin ferrochelatase, with protein sequence MNSTYPIMIQLEGKIVVVVGGGNVAERKVSGLLGTGANIVVVSPEASEELQRLSCDGNIEWVQRPFCVGDLQAAFMIFAATNDKMVNRLIKESAVPGQLVMVADDPDDSDFHLPAVVQRGRLSISVSTGGASPILARRIRNILEQEFDQSYEDYLEFLFIKRKWIIREVADSTLKRKLLTAIASDEFFSSRDREGDFQRLYQELTF encoded by the coding sequence ATGAATTCAACTTATCCAATTATGATACAGCTTGAAGGGAAAATAGTGGTTGTGGTTGGCGGCGGCAATGTGGCTGAACGGAAGGTTAGCGGCTTACTTGGCACCGGAGCCAATATAGTGGTGGTCAGCCCGGAAGCGTCGGAGGAATTACAAAGGCTCTCTTGCGATGGAAACATTGAGTGGGTGCAGCGTCCATTTTGTGTTGGAGATTTGCAAGCCGCTTTTATGATCTTTGCGGCAACGAACGATAAGATGGTGAATCGTTTGATTAAGGAATCAGCCGTACCCGGGCAGCTTGTCATGGTGGCAGATGACCCGGATGACTCAGACTTTCATCTTCCGGCCGTTGTGCAACGCGGACGTTTATCAATTTCGGTTTCAACTGGAGGGGCCAGCCCAATCCTAGCCAGGAGAATCCGCAATATACTGGAGCAAGAGTTTGATCAGTCTTATGAAGACTACCTCGAATTTCTTTTTATTAAGCGGAAGTGGATAATTAGGGAAGTGGCGGATTCCACGTTAAAAAGAAAACTGTTAACGGCCATTGCGAGCGATGAATTCTTTAGCAGCCGCGATCGTGAGGGAGACTTTCAGCGGCTATATCAAGAATTGACTTTCTGA